The genomic region CAAGGAACGGCCCTCGAACGCCACGCTGCTGACGATGGCCGTGATGGTTTTGGGCGTCGGCGTGATCGTGCAGGACGGGCTGGAGAGCGGACACTTGTTCGGCGACGCGATGGCCGCCTGCTCGGCCTTCCTGCTGGCAGGCGCAATCACCATCGCCCGCAAGAGCGGCCGCGACATGGCGCTCGTGCCGCTGACGACCGCAATCTTCCCCGCCATTGCCGCCTTCTTGCTCCTGCCGTCGAGCGGCATTTCGATCGCAGCACCCGGCTATATTCTCTTCAACGGGCTGGTGATGATCCCCCTCGCCTTCTTCTGCCTCGCGACAGGCCCGCGCTATCTTTCCGCGCCGGAGGTCGGCATGTTCTATCTGCTGGAGACGATCCTCGCTCCGATCTGGGTGTGGATCGTCTTTTCGGAAACGCCGACGACGCAGACGCTCGTTGGAGGAGCCATACTCGTCTTTGCCTTGATCGGCCATTCATTCTGGCAGATGCGGAACAGGGCGATGAAGGCGCAGATACAATGTGCGGAATTGGGATAGGCGCACCGACGGCGCGCCGCGCAATCACTGCGCCTCGTCAGGCCCGGGCTCAAGGGAAACGCTCTGCATCTGCGAGCGCATCGTCCAGAGTTCGCGATTGGTATTGATCCACTCGGCCGCGATCTGGAGCGGCGCCGGATCAGCCGTGATTATCTCGCCGCGCTCACCTTGCCGGACGATCAATCCGGCAGCTTCCATCGTGGCAAGATGCCCGGAAAGGTCGTCCCCTTTCACACCCACGGCATCGGCGATCTCGGCGACGCGCGTTGCGCCTGCAAGCAAGACCTCGAATATGCGGCGGCGCGTCGGATCGGCAAGAGCCAGCAAGGTTGCGTCAAGAGCGGCGGTCATGACATTCACCCCTCTGGAGAGGAATTTGAGCTTAAACGCGATCGCGTCGGCGGCGCCTTCGACCTGCATATTGTCTTAAATCGAAGCCGATTTAAGGACAAAATATGTGGCAATTCAAAGTGCGGCAGCGACCTTTGTGCGCCTGAAGCACGCACGGCGGCAGAGATTAGCCGTTGAACTTGCCGCTCCGCGGGAAGCCCTTCGGCACGACCCGGCCGGCTGCGGCACGGTCGCCGAGCCACTCGATCAGTTCGTCCTTCGTCTTGTTGAAAACCCGACCGGCGCTGTCTTCCCAGGTGAGGCCGTCCGCGATCGTAAAGCACCTGATGTCGGAAATGCCGCCATCCTTGTAGCGCTGCAGCCGGACGCCCTTGCCGCGCGCCATTTCGGGGATCTGCACCAGTGGGAAGACAAGCATCTTGCGGTTTTCGCCGACGACGGCGACGTGATCGCCCTTGACAGGAACAACGAGTTTCGCCTCGTCCGGCATGTTGACGTTCATCACCTGTTTTCCCTTGCGGGTATTGGCAACGATGTCACTTTCGGTAACGACAAAGCCGTTTCCTGCAGCGGACGAAATGATGAGCTTACGTGCCGGATCATGGACGAGGGCAGTCAGGACGTCCTGGTCATTCTCCATATCGACCATGATGCGCAGGGGCTCGCCATGGCCGCGCCCGCCGGGCAGCTTGTCGCCGCCAAGCGTGTAAACCTTGCCGCCTGTCGTGAAGACGAGGATCTTGTCCGTCGTCTGCGCCGGGAACGCCACTTTCAGTGCGTCTCCCTCCTTGAACTGGAGCGATGACGTGTCGGAGATGTGCCCCTTCAGGGCGCGGATCCAGCCTTTCTCGGAAATGACGACGGTGATCGGTTCCTTTTCGATCATCGCCTGCTGGATGGCCTCGACATCGGCCTCCGGCGCATCGGCGAAAGTGCTGCGGCGCTTGCCAAGCTCGGTCGCCTTGGCGAACTTCTTCTTGACCTCGCCAATTTCCCAGGCAACGGCCTGCCACTGCTTCTCATCGGAGGCGAGCAACGTCTCGATTTCCGCCTTTTCCTTCGACAGCGCATCGAATTCCGTGCGGATCTCGAATTCCTCGAGCTTGCGCAAGGAGCGCAGGCGCATGTTGAGGATCGATTCGGCCTGCAGGTCGGTGAGCGTGAAACGCTCGATCATCACCGCCTTCGGCTCGTCCTCCTCGCGGATGATGCGGATCACCTCGTCGATATTGAGATAGGCGACGAGATAACCGGCGAGGACCTCCAGCCGGCGGTCGATCGCGGCCAGCCGGTGGCGCGAGCGTCGCTGCAGCACTTCGCGGCGGTGAGCCAACCACTCCGTCAGCACCTCGTTCAGCGCCATGACGCGCGGCACGCGGCCCATCGAGAGCACGTTCATGTTGAGCGAAATACGGCTTTCGAGTTCGGTCAGCTTGAACAGCGACTCCATCAGCAGGGCAGCATCGACCGAGCGGCTCTTTGGCACGAGCACGATACGCACGTCTTCCGCCGATTCGTCGCGAATGTCCTCGAGCAGCGGCAATTTGCGGGCGATCAGCAACTCGGCGATCTTCTCGATCAACCGCGATTTCTGGACCTGATAGGGAATCTCCGTGACGACGATCTGATAGCCGCCGCGGCCCAGATCCTCCGAAACCCAGCGCGCGCGGACCCGGAAGCCGCCGCGACCCGTCCGGTAGGATTCGATCATGCTGGCCCGGCTTTCGACGATCACGCCGCCTGTCGGCAAGTCCGGCCCCTCGATGCCTCCCTTCTGGGGATTGGCGGGATCGAACAGCAGGTCCTCGACCGTCGCATCCGGATGGCGGATGAGATAGAGGGCCGCGTCGCAAAGTTCATGTGCGTTGTGCGGCGGAATGGAGGTCGCCATGCCGACGGCGATACCCGAGGCGCCGTTCGCGAGAAGATTCGGAAAGGCGCCGGGAAGCACGACCGGCTCCTGGTCTTCCTCGTTGTAGGTCGGGCGGAAATCGACTGCGTCCTGATCGATGCCCTCAAGGAGAAGCGCCGCAACCTCCGTCATCTTCGCTTCGGTGTAACGGTAGGCGGCGGCATTGTCGCCGTCGATATTGCCGAAATTGCCCTGCCCGTCGACCACCGGGTAACGCTGCGAGAAGTCCTGCGCGAGGCGCACAAGAGCGTCGTAGACGGACTGGTCGCCATGCGGATGGAACTTGCCGATGACGTCGCCGACGATGCGCGCGCATTTCTTGAACGAGGAATTGGGTCTCAGCCCCATCTCGCTCATGGCGTGGATGATGCGGCGGTGAACGGGTTTCAAGCCGTCGCGGACATCCGGCAATGCGCGATGCATGATGGTTGACAGGGCATAGGCGAGATAGCGCTCTTCCAGCGCCGCCTTGAGGTCAACCGGCTGAATGTTGTCATCCCCGCCCGATGGCGGCAAAAGGCTTTGTCCCATGCCCTCTTGCTACCGCAACCGGTCGCCAACAGCAAGAATTTCAAGGCACTGCGTTGTGGAGAACACCGCCTCCGGGACGCGTCGCGTGCACGACCGCTGACGGCGGTAAGGTTTCGGAAAGTATGATCCGCGGGGAACAAGCACCATCCAATCTGACGAATATAATTTTGCCCTCTTTCGTATTAGCTTCGGGGGTGTGCTGATTTGGCCGATTTGAAATTGAGGATTCGAGTGACGGTATCCGCGTTCGAGATACTATAGCGCCGCGCGTCCAATCGGACGCGCTAACGTCGCTGTAGCACTTTGAATTGCTGCATGACTTTGTCCTTAAATTGATCCCGATTTAAGGAATCATGCAGTAGGCTGACCGCAAGGGGCATGCCGACGGTCGCGGTTCGTTCAGGCTCTGTCGGGGGCGAGTTGACGGATCCCGCAGAGATCACTCAGATTAGCGAAACCGATCCCAGAAACAGCTTCGCATCAAACATTTTTGATAAGGAACTCGATAATGATGCATACGCGCAATATCCGCCTGATGATGGCGAGCGCCGCCCTTCTAACACTTGCCGGCCCCGCCTTCGCCCTGGATGGCGCGGACATGATGAAGAAGCTTGATGCGGCTCTTTCCGCCAACGGCTCCTCGATCCGCTTCGACAAGGCGGATGTGAACGGCGACGTCGTCACGGTGACCGGCGTCAAGCTGCAGATGGCGGCGAACCCCGGAGAGTCGCTCAACATCGGCGTCGTCACCTTCGAGGGTGTCGAGGAAAACGAGAATGGCGGCTATTTCTCCGAGACGGTTACCTTCCCGGATATCAAAGTCAGCCAAGACGGTTCCCGCTTCTCCGCCAAGGATCTGTCGATCGGCGGACTGTCTATCCCCGGCAACCCGGCCGGCGACACAATCAACGACATTCTGCTTTACGAGACGGCAGGAACCGGACCGATCGTGGTCAATGTCAAGGGCAAGGACGTCTTTACGGCCGAGAGCACGGAAGCCAATCTGACGCGGCAGGAAAATGATGCCGGCTTCGACTTCGACGCGACGCTCGCCGGGCTCAAGGCGGATCTCTCGAACGTCGAGGACGCCAAAGCCAAGGAAGCGATCGAAAAGCTGGGGCTGACCACGCTCGACGGCGAAGTCACCATGAAGGGCCGTTGGGAATTGCAGAGCGGCAACGTCGCCCTCGATGAATACGCCCTCGACTTCAAGAATATCGGCCGGCTGAACATTGCCATGGACTTTTCCGGATACACCCTGCAGTTCATGAAGTCGCTGCAGGAAGCGACAAAGGCCGCAGAAGCCAATCCGAACAAGGAAGAGGCCAACCAGGCAATGGGGCTCGCGATGATGGGCCTCATGCAGCAGTTGACGTTCAACAGCGCCTCGATCCGTTTTGACGATGCTTCGATCACCAAGAAGGCGCTCGACTATGCCGGCAGCCAGCAGGGCGTCACCGGCGATCAGCTGGCGCAATCGCTGAAGGGCCTGGTGCCGATCATGATGGCGCAGCTCAACATACCGGAGTTGCAGAACCAGGTTTCGGCCGCCGTCAGCGCCTATCTCGACGGGCCGAAGAGTCTGACGATTAGCGCCAAGCCCGAAAAGCCGGTTCCCTTCCCGTTGATCATGGGCGCCGCCATGGGCGCGCCGAACACGATTCCTTCGGTTCTAGGCGTGAAAGTGACTGCGAACGACTAAGCGCCTGCGCGCTTGCGAAATGAAAGTTCAATCCTGATCTACAGCGCCGCGCGTCTAGTTTGACGCGCGGCGCTGTAGATCTTTGAATCTCTGCACGACTTTATCCCTAAATCGATTCCGATTTAGGGAATCATGCAGTAGCCCGGCGATGCACCGCCGGGCTTTTTCCATCCCGATTGATTAATGATATCGTCCACTGCTTGATGCTCTGAGGCGGGCACCTATCTATTTCGTGTATGGTTGCCGACAACTGCGCATTCCCGACCGATGAAACGGAAGGAGGACGCCATGGGACTGAAGCATTCGGATATCACCGCCATCCTCGGCCCGGTCGACGAAACGCTAATGGCCGAGCTGCTTGCGACGGGCGCGACAGCGAGCGAACTCGCCGAGGCGATTGCTTGGGTCAACAATGACGAGGCCCTGATCGGCGAAGGCCGCCATCTTCCGGCCGGCCGCGTCGCAGCGTTGATCGACATCCTGACTCCGGAGGAAGACGACGAGGAATTATAATAGCAGTCCGGCTCTTCGGGGAGCGGACGATGGCGCGCGCCTTGGAGCCGGTGGACGCAAGGACGTGGAAGACGTGATGATAGCGGTGATCCAGTAGCCTGTTGCGGGGGCAATTAGCGATCGCCTTACAGTTTCCGTGTTGAGGGAGGAGCACATGGCTGCCAAGGAAGTCAAATTCAACACCGATGCCCGCGACCGCATGCTGCGCGGCGTCGACATCATGGCCAATGCCGTTCGGGTCACCTTGGGCCCCAAGGGCAGAAACGTGGTCATCGATAGATCCTTTGGAGCGCCACGGATCACCAAGGATGGTGTGTCGGTCGCCAAGGAAATCGAACTCGAGGACAAGTTCGAAAACATGGGCGCACAGATGCTGCGCGAAGTGGCTTCGCGCACGAGCGACGTTGCCGGCGATGGCACGACCACTGCGACCGTGCTTGCCCAGGCGATCGTCAAGGAAGGCGCCAAGGCCGTCGCCTCCGGAATGAACCCGATGGATCTGAAGCGCGGCATCGACCTTGCCGTCGACGCGATCGTCAAGGAACTCAAGACCCACGCCCGCAAGGTCTCAAAGAATGCTGAAATCGCCCAGGTGGCCACGATATCGGCCAACGGCGATGCAGAGATTGGGCGTTACCTCGCCGAGGCGATGGAGAAGGTCGGCAACGAGGGCGTGATCACCGTCGAAGAGGCAAAAACCGCAGAGATCGAGCTCGAAGTCGTCGAAGGCATGCAGTTCGACAGGGGCTATCTCTCTCCCTATTTCATTACCAATCAGGACAAGATGCGGGTCGAGTTCGAAGATCCCTACATTTTGATCCACGAAAAGAAGCTCTCCAATCTCCAGGCCATGATCCCGATTCTCGAATCGGTGATCCAGTCCGGCAAGCCGCTCTTGATCATCGCCGAGGACGTCGAGGGTGAGGCATTGGCAACGCTCGTCGTCAACAAACTGCGCGGCGGCCTGAAGATCGTTGCTGTCAAGGCGCCCGGCTTCGGCGACCGCCGCAAGGCGATGCTCGAAGATATCGCAATCCTCACCGGCGGCACGGTGGTTTCTGAGGATCTCGGCATAAAGCTCGAGAACGTGACGATCGATACGCTCGGGCGGGCAAAGCGAGTGATCGTCGAAAAGGAGACGACGACCATCGTCGATGGCGCCGGTGAGAAGGCCGATATCGCCGGACGCGTCAGCCAGATCAAGGCCCAGATCGAGGAAACCACGTCGGATTACGACCGAGAAAAGCTGCAGGAGCGGCTCGCCAAGCTTGCCGGCGGCGTAGCTGTCATCCGCGTCGGCGGTTCGACCGAAGTCGAGGTCAAGGAAAAGAAGGACCGCGTCGACGACGCCCTGCATGCGACGCGGGCGGCGGTCGAAGAAGGTATTTTGCCAGGCGGCGGCGTTGCACTGCTGCGCGTCGTCAAGACGCTCGACAACGTGCCGACGGCCAATGACGACCAGCGTGTCGGCGTCGAGATCGTCCGTCGTGCAATCGAGGCCCCTGTGCGCCAGATCGCCGAGAACGCGGGTGCCGAAGGGTCGATCGTCGTGGGCAAATTGCGCGAGAAACCGGATTTCGCCTACGGCTGGAACGCGCAGACCGGGGAATTCGGAGACCTATTCGACATGGGCGTAATCGATCCGGCCAAGGTCGTGCGCGCAGCACTGCAGGACGCCGCCTCGGTGGCCGGCCTGCTGGTCACCACGGAAGCGATGATCGCCGAGAAACCGAGGAAGGAAGCGCCTCCTCCAATGCCCGGCGCGCCGGGAATGGATTTCTAAGACGCAACGTCGACGCTCAGAAGCACTGGGGGCGCAGTCGCGTCCCAGTGCTTCACGCGCCGAGCCTCAATCCCTGCCACTACAGCGCCGCGCGTCTAATCAGACGCGCAAATTTCGCTATAGAGCTTTGAGTTTTTAAGGAATCATGCAGCGATCGATCGCCGCGCCTCAAGCCGGCTCTGTATCGATGCCCCCCTCGACCAGTTCCTTGAAGCCGCCGATGTTGAATACTGCCGTGTAACCCATATCCTGCAGCGTCTTGCCGGCAAGGGCCGAACGACCGCCGGACGCACAATGCAGAAGGACCGTCTTGTCCTTTTGGAAGGCTGGATTGTGGTATTGACTTTCCGGGTCCGCGCGAAATTCCAGCATACCCCGCGAGACGTTCACGGCGCCCTTGATCTTACCGGTCTGCTGTACCTCTGTCGGATCGCGGACATCCACGATGAGCACATCGCCGGAGCGCATCTTCTCGGCCGCCTCGGTGGGCGACAATTTCGGGACAACACTATTTGCTTCCGCTAGCAGGTCCTTGACGTTCTTCGCCATCGTTCACTCCACCCAAAACGCTGCCATGGAGCAGCGAAGAAAGGAAACGCCTTGAGGGAAATCCTGTCAAGGCGAAGAACGGGATCGCGACTTCGGGCAGCGGTCGAGCGGCGCGACGAACCGAGCAACTTATCTCGTCTGAGGACCAGACCGCAGTAGGCACAGCGGTCGGATTTGGATGTGGTAATTGCGGCATGCGGCGAGCCGCTCGGCCATAAAAATACCCGGCGGTGGAGACCGCCGGGCATTTTTTGCGTTTAAGAACCTCAGTCCTTCTTCTGCGGGATCGGACGGATCGCCAGTTCGCGCAGCTGCGTCGGTGTCGCCGGCAATGGTGCGCCCATCAGGAGATCCTGGGCCTGCTGGTTCATCGGGAAGAGCGAAATCTCGCGCAGGTTCTTGGCACCGACGAGCAGCATGACGATGCGGTCGATGCCGAAGGCCATGCCGCCGTGCGGCGGCGCGCCGTACTGGAAGGCACGGTAGAGCCCGCCGAACTGCTCCTCGACTTCCTGCCGGGATTTACCCGTCAACTCGAAAGCCTTGACCATCAGTTCAGGCAGTTGGTTACGGATGGAGCCGGACGCAATCTCGAAGCCGTTGCAGACCATGTCGTATTGATAGGCCTTGATGGAGAGCGGGTCGTCGCCGTTCAACGCCTCGAGGCCACCCTGCGGCATCGAGAAGGGGTTGTGAGCGAAATCGATCCTCTTTTCGTCTTCCAGCCATTCGTAGAACGGGAAGTCGACAATCCAGCACAGTTCGAAGCGCTCGCGGTCGACGAGGTTCAATTCCTCACCTGCCTTCGTGCGGGCTTCGCCGGCAAACTTATAGAACTTCGCCGGTTCGCCGGCGACGAAGAAGCAGGCGTCTCCGTCCTCGAGACCGAGCTGCGTGCGAATTGCTTCGGTGCGTTCCTCGCCGATGTTCTTGGCAAGCGGACCGGCGCCTTCGAGCTTCTCGCCCTCCTTGCGCCAGAAGATATATCCGAGACCCGGCTGGCCCTGGCTCTGGGCCCAGGCGTTCATGCGGTCGCAGAACGCCCTGGAACCGCCGGTCTTGGCCGGGATCGCCCAGACCTCCACCCGCGGGTTGGACGCGATCATGTTGGCGAAGACCTTGAAGCCCGAACCGGCGAAGTGCTGGGTGACCCCTTGCATCTCGATCGGATTGCGAAGATCCGGCTTGTCGGAGCCATACTTGCGGATCGCCGTGTCATAGGGAATGCGCGGGAACTTTTCGGTCACCGGCTTGCCGCCGGCGAAATCCGTGAAGATCGAGCGGATCATCGGCTCCATCGTGTCCCATACGTCTTCCTGCTCGACGAAGCTCATTTCGAGGTCGAGCTGGTAGAACTCGCCCGGCAGCCGGTCTGCGCGCGGATCCTCGTCGCGGAAGCAGGGAGCGATCTGGAAATAACGGTCGAAGCCCGCGACCATCAGAAGCTGCTTGTACTGCTGCGGTGCCTGCGGCAGCGCGTAGAAGGTGCCGGGATGAATGCGGCTCGGCACGAGGAAGTCGCGCGCGCCTTCAGGCGAGGAAGCCGTCAGGATCGGCGTCGTGTATTCGGTGAAGCCGATCTCGCTCATGCCTCGGCGCATGGCCGAAATGATCTCGGTGCGCTTGACGATGTTGCGATGCAGCGTCTCGCGGCGAAGATCCAGGAAGCGGTATTTGAGGCGCACATCTTCCGGGTAGTCCGGCTCGCCGAAGACCGGCAGCGGCAATTCCTTGGCCGCCGACAGAACCTCGATCTCGCGGGCATAAAGTTCGATCTCGCCTGTCGGCATGTTCTTGTTGACGGTTTCGTCGGTACGCGCCTTCACCGTTCCGTCGATGCGGATGACCCATTCGCCGCGCACCGTCTCTGCCGTCTTGAACGCCGGAGAATCCGGGTCGGCCACGACCTGGGTCATGCCATAATGATCGCGCAGATCGATGAAGAGCACGCCGCCATGGTCGCGGACGCGGTGAACCCAGCCGGAGAGGCGAACGGTGGAGCCGACATCCGACTTGCGGAGGGCGGCACAGGTGTGGCTGCGGTAACGGTGCATCGTCTTATCCTGGAATTGCAGAAAACCGCGCAGGCTCGCATGACGGCGCGCGGCAGATCAAAATCGGGCGGAAAAGCGCATGATGCGCCGGCTTTGTCAAGGCCGCGGCTTGTTCTGGCGGCAAGAGTTGTGAGCCGGCGCGCGCTGTTGCCGCCACTGTCATTGCAAGCAGGTGGCGCAAAAAGAAAGGAAAAGGCCACAAATCGCTACTGTCCCCGACGGTAGGCCGCCGCTAAACAAGAAGCAGGCTGGCATTCCCTTTCGAGTCGCGGCCGCCATCCGGATGCTTCCTGCCCCATGTCCCAGATCCGCCCGCTCATCCCGCTTCTCATCACCGCAGGCATTCTGATCGGCGGCAACGGTTTGCAGGGAACCTTCATTTCACTGCGGGCGCTCGATGAGGGATTTTCGACCTCGCTGATCGGGCTCGTCGGTGCCGGCTACAATATCGGCTTTGCCATCGGCTGCGTCTATGTCACCCGTATCCTGCGGGCAATCGGCCATATCCGCACCTTCTCGGCGATGGCCGCGATCGCATCTGCAGCGGCCATCTCGATGGTACTGCTCATCGACCCGTGGTTCTGGTTCCTGATGCGGCTTCTTGCGGGCATCTGTTTCGCGAGCCTCTTTGCGACCGTCGAAAGCTGGCTGAACGCCAGCGTCACCAACGCCAACCGGGCGCGTACCCTCTCCGTCTATCGCCTGGTCGATCTCGGTTCTGTCACCGCCGCGCAATATGTGATTCCGGGTGTCGGCATCGGCGGGTTCGAGCTTTTCGCCATCATCTCGATGGCGCTGACACTCTCGCTCGTGCCGATTTCCTTTGCCGACCGGTCGAGCCCGGTCGCCCCGGAGGCGATCCGGTTCGACGTCAAGGCGCTGTGGAACATCTCGCCGCTCGCGACCGTCGGCTGCATCGTCGTCGGCCTTACGAACGCGGCCTTCCGCTCGCTGGGGCCGATCTATGCCCAGGGCATCGGCCTGTCGGTCACCGCAATCGCGACCTTCATGAGCGCGGGCATTATCGGCGGCGTGGTGCTGCAATATCCGCTCGGGCACTATTCGGACCAGATCGACCGGCGGTTGATCATTCTGATTGCAACGCTCGGTTCGCTTCTGGCAGGGCTTTTCCTCGCCTTCGGCGCCGGCAGCGACGAGTGGCTGAATTTCGCCGGCATCTTCGCCTTCGGCGCCTTCGCAATGCCGCTCTACTCGCTCTGTTCGGCACATGCCAATGACCATGCGGCGGAGGGGCAGCATGCGCTCGTCTCCGCCGGCATGCTATTCTTCTGGTCGCTCGGCGCGATCATCGGGCCACTCTTCGCCTCCTTCATGCTCGACCTCTTCGGACCGCAGGCGCTCTTCATCTATACCGCGGTGATCCTCGCCCTGTTCATGCTCTACACGCTGCGGCGTATGACGGCGCGTGCACCGGTTCCGACCGAAGAGCGCGCCATGCCGTTTCGCAATCTCCTGCGCACCTCGTCCTTCTTCAACAAACTTGCCGGCGGCCAGCAGCGAGAGGACGTGTGACAGCGCAATCTGCGGCAAGATGACCGGCGGGGCGAATTGCTGATTATGAAAATCAGGTTTAGAAACGGCCCGATCGCTTATCCGCACCACGGGACGCCATGATGCCGATGTTTAGCCGCCGCACGTTTCTCCAGGGCTCGGCCGCGCTTGGAGGCGCTTTCGCTTTGGGCGCCGGCGTGGCCGCTCGAGACGGCGCCGCTCCCGATCCGCAGGTCCTGACGGCGCAATTCGCGGACGCAAGGATCGCGGCCGATGGCGTGACGCCCAAAATCATGACCTATGGCCTCGGCGAGGCCCCTCACGCCAGCACGCCTCCGGTCTTGAGGATGCGCAAAGGCGAGGCCTATGCGGCAAGGCTGGTGAACCTGCTGGACGAACCGACGACGGTCCATTGGCACGGTTTGAGGATCGCCAACGCGATGGATGGCGTGCCGGAAATGACCCAGCCCTACGTCTATCCCGGCGACAGCTTCGACTATGTCCTCACACCGCCCGATGCCGGTACCTTCTGGTACCACCCGCACTGCAACACGCTGACGCAGATCGGCCGGGGGCTTGCGGGCGTGATCGTCGTCGAGAACCCTGATGACCCGGTCTTCGACGCCGAAATCGTCCTTAACCTCCGCGATTGGCGGCTCGGGACGGGCGGCAAGTTCATCGACCCGTTCAAGCCCCGCGATGCGGCGCGCGGCGGTACCTATGGCACGGTCAGGACAACGAACTGGCAGCGAGAGCCGGTGTTCGAAGCGCCCGCCGGCGGCCTGGTCCGGGTGAGGATTGCCGCCACCGACGTAACGCGCATCTACACGGTGGCGCTCGAAAGCGCGGCCGCGAAGGTGATCGCCCTCGATGGCAATCCGATCGACGATCCCTTCCCCCTCGATCGCCTCGACTTAGGCCCCGGGCAGCGCATGGATATCGTCGTGCGGATGCCGGAGAGTGAGGGCCAGACAGCAACGCTCGGCAACTACCGCGGCTCGCATCCTTGGACCATTGCGACGTTTCGGGCGGCGGGAGCCTCGCTGAAGCGTGACCTGCGCGACATCGCTCCCCTGCCCGCCAATCCGATCGCGGAAGCCGACCTCTCCATCGCCAAACGGATTCCGATCGAACTGACGGCAACGGCCGAACACGAGGCGACGCCCTCGATCTGCGGCTCGCTTGGCTACACGTT from Sinorhizobium garamanticum harbors:
- a CDS encoding ArsR/SmtB family transcription factor; its protein translation is MTAALDATLLALADPTRRRIFEVLLAGATRVAEIADAVGVKGDDLSGHLATMEAAGLIVRQGERGEIITADPAPLQIAAEWINTNRELWTMRSQMQSVSLEPGPDEAQ
- the parC gene encoding DNA topoisomerase IV subunit A; translation: MGQSLLPPSGGDDNIQPVDLKAALEERYLAYALSTIMHRALPDVRDGLKPVHRRIIHAMSEMGLRPNSSFKKCARIVGDVIGKFHPHGDQSVYDALVRLAQDFSQRYPVVDGQGNFGNIDGDNAAAYRYTEAKMTEVAALLLEGIDQDAVDFRPTYNEEDQEPVVLPGAFPNLLANGASGIAVGMATSIPPHNAHELCDAALYLIRHPDATVEDLLFDPANPQKGGIEGPDLPTGGVIVESRASMIESYRTGRGGFRVRARWVSEDLGRGGYQIVVTEIPYQVQKSRLIEKIAELLIARKLPLLEDIRDESAEDVRIVLVPKSRSVDAALLMESLFKLTELESRISLNMNVLSMGRVPRVMALNEVLTEWLAHRREVLQRRSRHRLAAIDRRLEVLAGYLVAYLNIDEVIRIIREEDEPKAVMIERFTLTDLQAESILNMRLRSLRKLEEFEIRTEFDALSKEKAEIETLLASDEKQWQAVAWEIGEVKKKFAKATELGKRRSTFADAPEADVEAIQQAMIEKEPITVVISEKGWIRALKGHISDTSSLQFKEGDALKVAFPAQTTDKILVFTTGGKVYTLGGDKLPGGRGHGEPLRIMVDMENDQDVLTALVHDPARKLIISSAAGNGFVVTESDIVANTRKGKQVMNVNMPDEAKLVVPVKGDHVAVVGENRKMLVFPLVQIPEMARGKGVRLQRYKDGGISDIRCFTIADGLTWEDSAGRVFNKTKDELIEWLGDRAAAGRVVPKGFPRSGKFNG
- the groL gene encoding chaperonin GroEL (60 kDa chaperone family; promotes refolding of misfolded polypeptides especially under stressful conditions; forms two stacked rings of heptamers to form a barrel-shaped 14mer; ends can be capped by GroES; misfolded proteins enter the barrel where they are refolded when GroES binds), producing MAAKEVKFNTDARDRMLRGVDIMANAVRVTLGPKGRNVVIDRSFGAPRITKDGVSVAKEIELEDKFENMGAQMLREVASRTSDVAGDGTTTATVLAQAIVKEGAKAVASGMNPMDLKRGIDLAVDAIVKELKTHARKVSKNAEIAQVATISANGDAEIGRYLAEAMEKVGNEGVITVEEAKTAEIELEVVEGMQFDRGYLSPYFITNQDKMRVEFEDPYILIHEKKLSNLQAMIPILESVIQSGKPLLIIAEDVEGEALATLVVNKLRGGLKIVAVKAPGFGDRRKAMLEDIAILTGGTVVSEDLGIKLENVTIDTLGRAKRVIVEKETTTIVDGAGEKADIAGRVSQIKAQIEETTSDYDREKLQERLAKLAGGVAVIRVGGSTEVEVKEKKDRVDDALHATRAAVEEGILPGGGVALLRVVKTLDNVPTANDDQRVGVEIVRRAIEAPVRQIAENAGAEGSIVVGKLREKPDFAYGWNAQTGEFGDLFDMGVIDPAKVVRAALQDAASVAGLLVTTEAMIAEKPRKEAPPPMPGAPGMDF
- a CDS encoding rhodanese-like domain-containing protein gives rise to the protein MAKNVKDLLAEANSVVPKLSPTEAAEKMRSGDVLIVDVRDPTEVQQTGKIKGAVNVSRGMLEFRADPESQYHNPAFQKDKTVLLHCASGGRSALAGKTLQDMGYTAVFNIGGFKELVEGGIDTEPA
- the aspS gene encoding aspartate--tRNA ligase yields the protein MHRYRSHTCAALRKSDVGSTVRLSGWVHRVRDHGGVLFIDLRDHYGMTQVVADPDSPAFKTAETVRGEWVIRIDGTVKARTDETVNKNMPTGEIELYAREIEVLSAAKELPLPVFGEPDYPEDVRLKYRFLDLRRETLHRNIVKRTEIISAMRRGMSEIGFTEYTTPILTASSPEGARDFLVPSRIHPGTFYALPQAPQQYKQLLMVAGFDRYFQIAPCFRDEDPRADRLPGEFYQLDLEMSFVEQEDVWDTMEPMIRSIFTDFAGGKPVTEKFPRIPYDTAIRKYGSDKPDLRNPIEMQGVTQHFAGSGFKVFANMIASNPRVEVWAIPAKTGGSRAFCDRMNAWAQSQGQPGLGYIFWRKEGEKLEGAGPLAKNIGEERTEAIRTQLGLEDGDACFFVAGEPAKFYKFAGEARTKAGEELNLVDRERFELCWIVDFPFYEWLEDEKRIDFAHNPFSMPQGGLEALNGDDPLSIKAYQYDMVCNGFEIASGSIRNQLPELMVKAFELTGKSRQEVEEQFGGLYRAFQYGAPPHGGMAFGIDRIVMLLVGAKNLREISLFPMNQQAQDLLMGAPLPATPTQLRELAIRPIPQKKD
- a CDS encoding MFS transporter, producing MSQIRPLIPLLITAGILIGGNGLQGTFISLRALDEGFSTSLIGLVGAGYNIGFAIGCVYVTRILRAIGHIRTFSAMAAIASAAAISMVLLIDPWFWFLMRLLAGICFASLFATVESWLNASVTNANRARTLSVYRLVDLGSVTAAQYVIPGVGIGGFELFAIISMALTLSLVPISFADRSSPVAPEAIRFDVKALWNISPLATVGCIVVGLTNAAFRSLGPIYAQGIGLSVTAIATFMSAGIIGGVVLQYPLGHYSDQIDRRLIILIATLGSLLAGLFLAFGAGSDEWLNFAGIFAFGAFAMPLYSLCSAHANDHAAEGQHALVSAGMLFFWSLGAIIGPLFASFMLDLFGPQALFIYTAVILALFMLYTLRRMTARAPVPTEERAMPFRNLLRTSSFFNKLAGGQQREDV